In a genomic window of Bombina bombina isolate aBomBom1 chromosome 8, aBomBom1.pri, whole genome shotgun sequence:
- the LOC128638929 gene encoding galactoside alpha-(1,2)-fucosyltransferase 2-like, giving the protein MFRNRTPAVPYKILTSMWTVDPLGRLGNLMGQFATLYALAKLNGQKAFLLPRMHNQLSKIFRLKMPVIHHEVAGRIRWKIKRLHDWMSPEYKNIKGDFIKLFGYPCSWTFYDHIKTEIIEEFAFHDFIREETNAYLDKIRGDLKNVTFVGVHVRRGDYVYTMPQIWNGVTADKAYLQKATDYFRDKYENPLFVVVSNDMNWCKENIDISAGDVHLAGDGIEYAPGKDFALLAHCNHTIMTIGTFGFWAGYLVGGETIYLTNFTLPDSKFLTVFKYEATYLPEWIGIPADLSPLLTHQDKSN; this is encoded by the coding sequence ATGTTTAGAAACAGGACACCAGCAGTCCCCTACAAAATTCTCACAAGTATGTGGACTGTTGATCCTCTTGGACGGTTAGGTAATCTTATGGGCCAGTTTGCAACACTCTATGCTCTTGCAAAGCTGAATGGTCAAAAGGCCTTTCTCTTACCAAGAATGCATAATCAGCTATCCAAAATATTTAGGCTCAAGATGCCAGTGATTCACCACGAGGTTGCTGGTCGCATCAGATGGAAGATCAAGAGACTTCATGATTGGATGTCTCccgaatataaaaatattaaaggagattttattaaactttttggcTACCCATGTTCATGGACTTTCTATGACCACATAAAGACAGAGATCATAGAGGAATTTGCATTTCATGACTTCATCAGAGAAGAAACAAATGCATACTTAGACAAAATAAGGGGAGACCTGAAAAATGTTACTTTTGTTGGGGTGCATGTCCGTAGAGGGGATTATGTTTATACTATGCCTCAGATATGGAATGGTGTTACAGCTGACAAAGCATATTTACAGAAAGCAACGGACTACTTCAGAGACAAGTATGAAAACCCTCTGTTTGTGGTTGTCAGTAATGACATGAATTGGTGCAAGGAAAATATTGATATTTCAGCAGGAGATGTTCATTTGGCTGGAGATGGCATAGAGTATGCACCTGGCAAAGACTTTGCCCTTTTAGCACATTGTAACCACACTATCATGACCATAGGCACATTTGGGTTTTGGGCTGGCTATTTAGTCGGAGGGGAGACTATCTACCTTACAAATTTCACCTTACCAGATTCTAAGTTTCTAACTGTTTTTAAGTATGAAGCAACTTATCTCCCAGAGTGGATTGGAATTCCAGCTGATCTCTCTCCACTTCTGACACACCAAGACAAATCAAATTGA